The Argopecten irradians isolate NY chromosome 4, Ai_NY, whole genome shotgun sequence genome has a window encoding:
- the LOC138320324 gene encoding uncharacterized protein, with amino-acid sequence MGAWQTRGSGKGYNSLSGHCTMVGCKTGKVVSYAVRSKSCRICDRSKTKGTVTRKHLCRRNWNGSAKAMEPDMVVEMVKSSSVEIEAIVGDEDTSTISRLHSEVNSAITKLSDSNHIKKIISNNLYSAQKKHKQLSVKTIKYILRCFNYMCQQNKENISGLQQGLNALSKHPFGDHSECSSWCRHKDNTTLRYNSLPYGKPLSDPALQKTLHEIFLKFQGQATQKLARLGSTQANESLNHSVAAKAPKSRFYAGSDSLNFRVGSAVAQKNVGHTYVADAHSKVGISPGEHTITLGLLRDERTKKNHDKMLTKEAKLKRLHRKADFSSKEASCELREGPTYSTSIDLTSGPLDNTEIPPITEAPVPTAPPLETMPGLTEVFFDLETTGFGTNAHITQIAAVKADGSSFDTFVTTKQRITKKITEVTGISSANGRMSYKGAYVEAVPIKQALESFIKFVNANALLVAHNCKRFDGRFLARALTACKIVNLDALVFMDTLPLFKEMVPGLECYKQEFVYQKVVGGSYNAHNALSDARSLMAICAQVTASAELKQKHCFYLSYVYDTITFVDQKAGNLQTLAPLVGVLSAGMLDKIAASGLSLSHLKLAFKRDSFSGISDLFSEVSESGKVRVTKSKSVVDKVNAYFTE; translated from the exons ATGGGCGCCTGGCAAACAAGAGGGAGTGGTAAAGGATACAACAGTTTATCAG GTCATTGTACAATGGTAGGCTGTAAAACAGGAAAAGTGGTTTCTTACGCTGTCAGGTCCAAAAGTTGCAGAATATGTGACCGAAGTAAAACTAAAG gaACTGTCACAAGGAAACATCTGTGCCGCAGAAATTGGAATGGGAGCGCGAAGGCTATGGAGCCTGATATGGTGGTGGAGATGGTGAAAAGCTCTAGTGTGGAAATTGAAGCTATTGTTGGAGATGAAGACACCTCAACTATTTCACGATTACATTCAGAAGTTAATTCCGCTATTACCAAACTTTCGGACAGCAAccacattaaaaaaattatcagtaaCAATTTATATTCGGCCCAAAAAAAACATAAGCAGCTTTCGGTCAAAACTATTAAATATATTCTTCGTTGTTTTAATTATATGTGtcaacaaaataaagaaaatatcagTGGTTTACAGCAGGGATTGAATGCCCTTTCAAAACATCCATTTGGAGACCACAGTGAGTGCAGTTCATGGTGTCGCCACAAGGATAATACTACACTCCGTTATAACTCCCTCCCCTATGGCAAACCACTGAGTGATCCAGCCCTGCAGAAGACATTACATGAGATTTTCCTTAAATTTCAG GGTCAAGCCACACAGAAACTAGCTAGACTAGGAAGTACTCAAGCTAATGAGAGCCTGAACCATTCTGTTGCGGCAAAAGCACCAAAATCAAGATTCTATGCTGGATCGGACAGTTTGAATTTTCGTGTGGGATCTGCAGTCGCGCAGAAGAATGTTGGACACACATATGTTGCTGAT GCACATAGTAAAGTTGGAATTTCCCCAGGAGAGCACACAATCACTTTAGGATTACTTAGAGATGAAAGAACCAAAAA gaaCCATGATAAGATGTTGACTAAGGAAGCCAAACTGAAGCGACTTCACCGAAAGGCAGACTTCTCCTCAAAGGAAGCCTCATGTGAGCTTCGAGAAGGACCTACATACTCGACAAGCATTGATTTAACAAGTG GACCTCTTGATAATACAGAGATCCCACCTATTACGGAAGCTCCTGTACCAACTGCTCCCCCACTAGAGACAATGCCTGGCTTGACAGAAGTATTCTTTGATCTTGAAACAACTGGATTTG GAACAAATGCACACATCACACAAATTGCAGCTGTGAAAGCTGATGGATCATCCTTCGACACCTTCGTAACAACAAAGCAAAGAATTACTAAAAAGATAACAGAAGTCACAGGAATATCTTCTGCCAATGGAAGGATGTCATATAAGGGAGCGTATGTGGAGGCTGTGCCTATAAAGCAGGCTTTAGAAAGTTTTATCAAATTTGTAAATGCTAATGCATTACTTGTTGCACATAACTGCAAAAGGTTTGATGGCCGCTTTCTGGCTAGAGCATTGACTGCTTGTAAGATTGTAAACCTGGATGCTTTAGTGTTCATGGACACGCTACCATTGTTTAAGGAAATGGTTCCAGGTTTAGAATGTTACAAACAGGAGTTTGTCTACCAGAAAGTAGTTGGTGGTAGCTACAATGCACACAATGCGTTGTCAGATGCCAGGAGCCTTATGGCAATTTGTGCTCAAGTAACTGCATCAGCAGAGCTGAAACAgaaacattgtttttatttatcttatgtATATGATACGATAACTTTTGTAGATCAAAAGGCAGGTAATTTGCAGACACTGGCACCACTGGTTGGTGTACTTTCTGCAGGTATGCTGGACAAGATAGCTGCTAGTGGACTATCATTGTCCCACTTAAAACTGGCTTTTAAGCGGGATTCTTTCTCTGGCATTTCGGATTTATTCTCAGAGGTTTCTGAAAGCGGAAAGGTACGGGTTACCAAATCAAAAAGTGTGGTTGACAAGGTCAATGCTTATTTTACAGAATGA